A region from the bacterium genome encodes:
- the prmC gene encoding peptide chain release factor N(5)-glutamine methyltransferase: protein MRAANGHRRLQVGGVNSRLLIGSCSLPSHEVVRLLAAITGRSRAELLSGMVIDRSTVNMFYRLVEQRSAGMPLQYLEGTVQFGPLELLVDDRVLIPRPETEQLWEKTLDLVPDGACTVVDMGTGSGCLAIGIAHQRPAARVIATDISRDALDLARLNAALMQVEAEFCLGDRFDALHQSLRGDVDVIVTNPPYVSDSEWLELPPEVRDYEPRLALAAGDGLHIFRYLASEAPSWLAPGGALVAEIGDRQGAKIRWAFRGPPWEASVLPDLAGRDRFLIARITA from the coding sequence GTGAGAGCAGCGAATGGCCACCGGCGGCTACAGGTCGGCGGCGTCAACTCCAGACTCCTGATCGGAAGTTGCAGCCTGCCATCCCATGAGGTGGTGCGGTTGCTCGCAGCCATCACGGGCCGATCTCGCGCCGAACTGCTGAGCGGCATGGTGATCGATCGGTCCACGGTGAACATGTTCTACCGGCTGGTGGAGCAACGCTCGGCCGGGATGCCACTCCAGTACCTGGAGGGAACGGTGCAGTTCGGGCCCTTGGAGCTGCTGGTGGACGACCGGGTCCTCATCCCCCGGCCCGAGACGGAGCAGCTGTGGGAGAAGACCCTCGATCTGGTTCCCGACGGGGCCTGCACCGTCGTCGACATGGGCACCGGCTCCGGCTGCCTGGCGATCGGCATCGCCCACCAGCGGCCGGCGGCGCGCGTCATCGCGACCGACATCAGCCGTGACGCCCTCGATCTGGCCCGGCTCAACGCCGCCCTCATGCAGGTGGAAGCCGAGTTCTGCCTGGGGGATCGCTTCGATGCGCTCCATCAGTCTTTGCGCGGCGACGTCGATGTGATCGTCACCAATCCCCCCTACGTCTCGGACTCGGAGTGGCTCGAGCTGCCTCCCGAGGTTCGAGACTACGAGCCCCGCCTGGCCCTGGCGGCCGGCGACGGGCTCCACATCTTCCGGTACCTGGCATCGGAGGCGCCGTCGTGGCTGGCGCCCGGTGGCGCCCTCGTGGCCGAGATAGGAGACCGGCAGGGGGCCAAGATTCGCTGGGCGTTCAGGGGCCCGCCGTGGGAGGCGAGCGTCCTGCCCGACCTGGCCGGACGGGACAGGTTCCTGATCGCCAGGATCACCGCATGA
- a CDS encoding L-threonylcarbamoyladenylate synthase, with amino-acid sequence MSLDAALVALRAGRVVGVPTDTVYGLAVDPADEEAVRSLFRIKGRGWSLPLAVLAASFDQVDKLVHWAEADRRLVEPHWPGPLTAVLSTRVSLAAGVGDHDRGTLAVRIPDHDLLRRLLARSGPLAVTSANPSGSAPALDSVQARALFGGRVSVYVEGERQGGEASTVVDLTRVPPVVLREGPIPSSFSR; translated from the coding sequence ATGAGCCTCGACGCGGCGCTGGTGGCGCTGCGGGCCGGCCGGGTGGTCGGGGTGCCCACGGACACCGTCTACGGCCTGGCGGTCGATCCTGCCGACGAGGAGGCGGTCCGGTCACTCTTCCGGATCAAGGGGCGCGGGTGGAGCCTACCGCTGGCCGTTCTGGCGGCCTCGTTCGATCAGGTCGACAAGCTCGTCCATTGGGCCGAGGCGGACAGGCGGCTCGTCGAACCCCACTGGCCGGGGCCGCTCACCGCCGTGCTGAGCACCAGGGTGTCGTTGGCGGCGGGTGTCGGCGACCACGACCGCGGCACGCTGGCGGTGCGGATCCCGGATCACGACCTCCTGAGAAGGTTGCTGGCGCGCTCCGGCCCCCTGGCGGTCACTAGCGCCAATCCGAGCGGTTCGGCGCCCGCGCTGGACAGCGTCCAGGCTCGGGCGCTGTTCGGCGGTCGGGTGTCCGTGTACGTGGAGGGGGAGCGGCAGGGAGGAGAGGCGTCGACCGTGGTCGATCTGACCCGCGTCCCCCCGGTCGTGCTACGCGAGGGACCGATACCTTCTAGCTTTAGTCGCTAG